A stretch of Desulfobacter hydrogenophilus DNA encodes these proteins:
- the era gene encoding GTPase Era, whose translation MSKISRSGFVGIIGAPNAGKSTLLNQVLGQKISITSKKPQTTRDRILGVVNRPHSQIVFLDTPGIHKSTTLLNQRIVDQAVQAMSDVDLILFMVDAASRNYVSEKMIVKRFETVRKPVILALNKIDLAKKATVYEQVEMFRHIYAFETIVPVSARKNIQVDLLLNEVESRLPQGPPLYPEETFTDVSEKYMVSEIIREKVFRLTGMEIPYSSAVTVDAFEVEKKLIVIHASIHLVRDSQKGIVIGKNGSMLKRIGSNARKDIEQMLGSKVLLKLFVKVTRDWVSNKRHLSEFGY comes from the coding sequence ATGTCTAAAATCTCCCGTTCGGGATTTGTAGGTATTATCGGCGCGCCCAATGCCGGCAAATCCACCCTGCTCAATCAGGTTCTGGGTCAGAAAATCTCAATTACATCAAAAAAACCCCAGACCACCAGGGACCGGATACTTGGCGTTGTGAATCGTCCCCATTCCCAGATCGTGTTTCTGGATACGCCGGGAATTCATAAAAGCACCACCCTGCTTAATCAGCGAATCGTGGATCAGGCGGTTCAGGCCATGAGCGATGTGGATTTGATTCTTTTTATGGTGGATGCGGCATCCCGCAACTATGTGTCGGAAAAAATGATCGTAAAGCGGTTTGAAACCGTGCGTAAACCTGTGATCCTGGCGCTGAACAAAATTGATCTGGCCAAAAAAGCGACTGTGTATGAGCAGGTGGAAATGTTCAGGCATATATACGCCTTTGAAACCATTGTACCTGTTTCTGCCAGAAAAAATATCCAGGTGGACCTGCTTCTTAATGAAGTGGAATCCCGGCTGCCCCAGGGACCACCCCTCTATCCCGAGGAGACCTTCACCGATGTTTCCGAAAAATATATGGTCAGCGAAATTATCCGGGAAAAGGTATTCAGGCTCACCGGTATGGAGATCCCCTATTCATCGGCCGTTACTGTGGATGCCTTTGAAGTGGAAAAAAAACTGATTGTCATCCATGCCAGCATTCATCTGGTCCGCGATTCCCAAAAGGGGATTGTCATTGGGAAAAACGGAAGTATGCTCAAGCGAATTGGATCAAATGCCCGGAAAGATATTGAACAGATGCTGGGCAGCAAGGTGCTGCTTAAGCTATTTGTCAAGGTGACCCGGGATTGGGTGTCCAATAAACGGCATCTCAGTGAATTTGGATATTAA
- the yihA gene encoding ribosome biogenesis GTP-binding protein YihA/YsxC, producing the protein MKIRTVEFIKSAVKPAQYPEYDFPEIAFAGRSNVGKSSLINTLINRKDMVKTSSRPGCTQLINFFLINGDVPQRELSMVDLPGYGYAKVSKKIRAQWQPMVETYVGTRNNLLGLILLMDIRRDPGKEELDMVRWLESKRMPCLLVLTKADKLSKTKQLKQLDAACTAFNRERNGIVLFSAKTRQGRQTIWDEIHSLIDWYQEVE; encoded by the coding sequence ATGAAAATCCGTACCGTTGAATTTATAAAAAGTGCGGTAAAACCCGCCCAGTATCCGGAATACGATTTCCCGGAAATCGCGTTTGCGGGGAGATCCAATGTGGGAAAATCTTCTTTGATCAACACCTTGATTAACCGCAAGGATATGGTCAAAACAAGTTCCCGGCCCGGTTGCACCCAGCTGATTAATTTTTTTCTGATCAATGGAGATGTGCCTCAGCGGGAGCTGTCCATGGTGGACCTTCCCGGGTACGGATATGCCAAGGTATCCAAAAAAATCAGAGCTCAGTGGCAGCCCATGGTGGAAACGTATGTAGGGACGCGCAACAATCTGTTGGGGCTGATTCTGCTCATGGATATCCGCAGGGACCCCGGCAAAGAGGAACTTGATATGGTCCGGTGGCTTGAATCAAAGCGGATGCCCTGTCTTCTGGTGTTAACCAAAGCGGATAAATTGTCAAAAACCAAACAGTTAAAGCAGTTGGATGCCGCCTGTACAGCGTTTAACCGGGAACGGAACGGAATCGTTCTTTTTTCGGCTAAAACCCGCCAGGGTCGTCAGACCATATGGGATGAGATCCATAGCCTTATTGACTGGTATCAGGAGGTAGAATAG
- a CDS encoding pyridoxal phosphate-dependent aminotransferase: MSVAKRCEQMKPFIAMDVMEKIHKMEAQGIDVIHMEIGEPDFNVPECVNRVCVEALEQNETCYTNSLGDLRLRRAISDYHKRIYGTTVDPGRILVTNGTSPAMLLVFSALLNPGDEVIVSDPHYACYANFIRYVQGEPVFVKVHEQNGFIYTPEAIKEKITPKTKAIFINSPSNPTGTVISEARMKEIVDVAKEHGLYIVSDEIYHGLTYEDKDHSILEFTDQAFVLNGFSKLFAMTGLRLGYLIAPPKFVRALQVLQQNFFICANSITQLAGAVALTDADKETQAMRDTYNERRKFMIKRLKEMGLSMMVEPTGAFYVFVNFKHVSTDSYALAFDILEKAHIGVTPGIDFGANGEGYLRFSYANSLDNLKIGMDRLENYLKRYT; the protein is encoded by the coding sequence ATGAGTGTGGCCAAACGATGTGAACAGATGAAACCGTTCATTGCCATGGACGTAATGGAAAAAATCCATAAGATGGAAGCCCAGGGGATTGATGTCATTCACATGGAGATCGGTGAGCCGGACTTTAATGTGCCTGAATGCGTCAACCGGGTCTGTGTGGAGGCCTTAGAGCAAAACGAAACCTGTTATACCAACAGCTTAGGGGACCTTCGCCTGCGCCGGGCCATCAGTGATTATCACAAACGCATCTACGGCACGACTGTGGATCCCGGCCGCATACTTGTAACGAACGGGACCTCGCCGGCCATGCTGCTTGTGTTCAGCGCACTGCTGAACCCCGGTGATGAGGTCATCGTCTCAGACCCCCATTATGCCTGCTATGCCAATTTCATCCGGTATGTCCAGGGAGAACCTGTGTTTGTCAAGGTACATGAACAAAACGGGTTTATCTATACGCCCGAAGCCATCAAGGAAAAAATCACACCTAAGACCAAAGCGATTTTCATCAATTCCCCGTCCAATCCCACGGGAACCGTTATCTCCGAGGCACGGATGAAGGAGATTGTTGACGTCGCCAAAGAACATGGTCTGTATATTGTTTCCGATGAAATTTACCATGGCCTGACCTATGAAGACAAAGACCACTCCATTTTGGAATTTACGGACCAAGCATTTGTCCTCAACGGTTTTTCAAAACTGTTTGCCATGACAGGACTTCGTCTGGGTTACCTGATTGCGCCCCCAAAATTTGTCCGTGCCCTTCAGGTGCTGCAGCAAAATTTCTTTATCTGCGCCAATTCCATTACCCAACTGGCAGGCGCTGTTGCATTGACCGATGCCGACAAGGAAACCCAAGCCATGCGCGATACATATAATGAGCGCAGGAAATTCATGATCAAGCGCCTTAAAGAGATGGGGCTATCAATGATGGTGGAACCGACCGGTGCCTTTTATGTTTTTGTGAATTTCAAACATGTTTCCACCGATTCTTATGCCCTGGCATTTGATATCCTGGAAAAGGCACACATCGGGGTTACCCCAGGCATTGATTTTGGCGCCAATGGTGAAGGATATCTGCGATTCTCCTATGCCAATTCCCTGGACAATCTTAAAATTGGAATGGACCGCCTGGAAAATTATTTGAAAAGGTATACATGA
- the hisG gene encoding ATP phosphoribosyltransferase, producing MNKKLKLGIPKGSLQNATVNLFRRSGWKINVEGRSYFPDIDDDTIECALCRAQEMSINVESGVIDAGLTGLDWVAEHQSDVHVVTDLVYSKVSARPARWVVAVAGDSEMNTLEDLEGKTISTELVQFTKRFFESRNINVNVKFSWGATEAKIVSGLADAIVEITETESTIRAHNLKVIHEVMKTNTQLIANKTAWQDPVKREKIEQIAMLLQAALVAEKLVMLKMNVPESKLPAVVDILPSLNAPTVASLYQSDWFSVETVVENSAVRDLVPQLLKAGAEGIIECELNKVI from the coding sequence ATGAATAAAAAATTAAAACTGGGCATTCCCAAAGGAAGCCTGCAGAATGCGACCGTCAACCTGTTCAGGCGCTCGGGATGGAAAATAAACGTGGAAGGCAGAAGCTATTTCCCCGATATTGATGATGACACCATTGAATGCGCCCTGTGTCGGGCCCAAGAAATGTCCATTAATGTGGAATCCGGGGTTATTGATGCAGGCCTGACCGGTCTTGACTGGGTAGCTGAGCACCAGTCGGATGTCCATGTGGTGACGGATCTTGTTTATTCAAAGGTTTCTGCCCGTCCAGCTCGGTGGGTGGTGGCCGTGGCCGGTGATTCCGAGATGAATACCCTTGAGGATCTGGAAGGCAAAACCATTTCCACTGAACTTGTACAATTTACAAAACGCTTTTTTGAATCCCGTAATATTAATGTAAATGTGAAATTTTCCTGGGGAGCCACAGAAGCCAAAATCGTGTCCGGCCTGGCGGATGCCATTGTAGAGATCACGGAGACCGAGAGCACGATCCGGGCGCACAATTTAAAGGTCATCCATGAGGTCATGAAAACCAATACCCAGCTCATTGCCAATAAAACAGCCTGGCAAGATCCGGTGAAACGAGAAAAAATTGAGCAGATTGCCATGTTGCTCCAGGCCGCCCTTGTGGCGGAAAAGCTTGTCATGCTTAAAATGAATGTACCTGAATCAAAGTTGCCTGCCGTAGTTGACATTCTGCCAAGCCTGAACGCCCCCACCGTAGCCTCCCTTTACCAGTCCGACTGGTTCTCCGTAGAGACCGTGGTTGAAAACAGTGCGGTCAGGGACCTTGTGCCCCAACTGTTGAAAGCAGGGGCCGAAGGTATCATTGAATGTGAATTGAACAAGGTGATCTGA
- the hisI gene encoding phosphoribosyl-AMP cyclohydrolase — protein MPELDFDKTGGLIPAIAQDAETGEVLMLAYMNQEAFEETLACGNAVYYSRSRKKLWKKGETSGHVQKVREIRVDCDNDTVLLKVTQVGGAACHKGYKSCFYKVVENNEFKIVEKRVFDPKKVYK, from the coding sequence ATGCCGGAACTTGATTTTGACAAAACCGGCGGGCTGATCCCCGCCATTGCCCAGGACGCGGAGACAGGTGAGGTGCTGATGCTGGCCTATATGAACCAAGAGGCCTTTGAAGAAACACTTGCCTGCGGCAATGCCGTATATTACAGCCGGTCCAGAAAAAAATTATGGAAAAAGGGAGAAACCTCGGGACACGTTCAAAAGGTCAGGGAGATCCGGGTGGACTGTGACAATGACACCGTGCTTCTCAAGGTGACCCAGGTAGGTGGCGCAGCCTGCCACAAAGGATATAAGAGCTGTTTTTACAAAGTTGTTGAAAATAATGAATTCAAAATAGTTGAAAAGCGGGTCTTTGACCCGAAAAAGGTATACAAATAA